Proteins encoded in a region of the Acidobacteriota bacterium genome:
- a CDS encoding YtxH domain-containing protein, producing the protein MAANDSGGSVLAGFLLGTIVGVAIGLLTAPKPGRETREDLARWADSAREKARERLGDLQERAERVRHVAAEKGEKVKELAGEAGQKVRHAVSAVRERLTAPREEGSADA; encoded by the coding sequence ATGGCAGCCAACGATTCGGGTGGTTCGGTGCTGGCCGGATTCCTGCTGGGAACCATCGTCGGCGTGGCGATCGGCCTTCTGACGGCCCCGAAACCGGGAAGGGAGACCCGAGAGGACCTCGCGCGCTGGGCCGACAGCGCGCGCGAGAAGGCGCGGGAGCGCCTCGGCGATCTGCAGGAGCGCGCGGAACGGGTCCGGCACGTGGCGGCCGAGAAGGGGGAGAAGGTCAAGGAGCTCGCCGGCGAAGCGGGACAGAAGGTCCGCCACGCGGTGAGCGCCGTGCGCGAGCGGTTGACCGCTCCCCGTGAGGAGGGGTCCGC